A portion of the Bifidobacterium sp. ESL0800 genome contains these proteins:
- a CDS encoding ABC transporter permease, with protein sequence MSSVTKGFASSPYDNLYSSQPAKKPSADPNRDVTIKGGIVTAIHMELRKLKGSSFWWMAAGMALLTSAWSGAAFAKRAGGNPALRTVLLADNEPYSFISLMAPILAALLTSRLAVMETGGRMNLKWLSLGQSEVTRFLAKFAVAGLALAMCFIIPLVWIPMAAKANGFSFAGSLARLLAVTSLIALFSSLAVTAVQLLISMVIDKQAVGLGVGVIAGLIGSGLIAMDKPQFGWLFPAGISSAADPFVSLATADGYAHVTMVGNPWICVVTSFAACVIWTVGSALMIKAKESRR encoded by the coding sequence ATGAGTTCGGTTACAAAGGGCTTTGCTTCCAGTCCATATGACAATTTGTATAGCAGCCAGCCGGCTAAAAAACCTTCTGCGGACCCAAACCGCGACGTGACTATCAAAGGCGGTATCGTCACCGCAATCCACATGGAGTTGCGCAAATTGAAAGGGTCGTCGTTCTGGTGGATGGCCGCAGGTATGGCATTGCTGACCTCCGCATGGTCGGGCGCGGCATTCGCAAAGCGGGCCGGCGGCAATCCCGCACTCCGTACCGTTCTGCTTGCCGATAACGAACCGTACAGCTTCATCAGCCTGATGGCTCCAATTCTGGCCGCGCTGCTGACCAGTCGTTTGGCAGTGATGGAAACGGGCGGGCGCATGAACCTCAAATGGCTGTCGTTGGGCCAATCGGAAGTGACGAGGTTCCTCGCCAAGTTCGCAGTGGCGGGGTTGGCACTCGCGATGTGCTTCATCATTCCTTTGGTGTGGATTCCGATGGCGGCGAAGGCAAACGGCTTCAGCTTTGCCGGAAGTTTGGCGAGGCTGTTGGCGGTGACGTCGCTGATCGCGTTGTTCTCGTCGCTGGCGGTCACGGCCGTCCAATTGCTGATTTCCATGGTCATCGACAAACAGGCCGTGGGCCTTGGCGTCGGCGTCATCGCCGGTCTGATCGGTTCCGGCCTGATTGCGATGGACAAGCCGCAGTTCGGCTGGCTGTTTCCCGCTGGCATCAGTTCAGCCGCCGATCCCTTCGTGAGCCTTGCCACGGCAGACGGATACGCCCATGTGACGATGGTCGGTAATCCCTGGATCTGCGTAGTGACCAGTTTTGCCGCTTGTGTGATTTGGACGGTCGGTTCGGCGCTGATGATCAAAGCGAAGGAATCAAGACGATGA